The Candidatus Angelobacter sp. DNA window GCTTTCATTGCCGGCATTCAAACGGCGTCGAGGGATTGGTCCGAAACGCCCGCTACCTCAACGCCGGGTCAATCACCCACTCCCGTCCAGCCGCCGCGGACCACAACCTCCGGTAGTCGGACAAATTTTTTGTACAGCTCGAACGAATCAGGGTTGTCAGCGCGGGAGGCTTATGCAAATTATTTTGTGCGGATCACATGCCGGACAGTTTCACATCATTGAAAGGCCAGTTGCTGCTCGACGGAGGCAAGCTACGCGGTTCGTTTTTTCATAGGGCGGTCGTCCTGGTCTGCCAGCACGATCCGGAGGGCGCATTCGGGCTGGTGCTGAACCGGTCGAGCGGCAACGAAGTCGGCGAAGTGATCGTTGCCGACATGGCAGACAGTCTGAAGAAATTGCAACTGTATCTCGGCGGGCCGGTGCAACCACAGGCGCTCAGTTTCCTGCACGCTGACAGTTTTCTGCTCAACTCAAACGTGATGCCCAACCTCAACGTTGGCCACTCGCTGGATGATCTGGTGGAGCTTGGCCAGGGTTTTTCCTCGACCCAGCAGTTAAGGATCTTTGCCGGTTACGCGGGCTGGAGTCCGGGCCAGCTCGACGACGAAATGAAACGCGAGGCCTGGCTGACCCATCCTGCCTCGATTGAACTGGTCTTCAGCACGGACGCCGGAGAACTCTGGAAAACAATTCTACGACAAAAAGGATGGAAATACCGCCTCCTGTCCGAAACGCCCGAGGACCTGTCGTGGAATTGAATTCCAACGCGCGGCGTAACGAACGGTCGGTACGATTTGGGTTTAAGCGTCGCGGATTGGTTCCAGACGGACGCGCTGATGAAGCGTTTCCGGTCTCGCCCAACGCGTTGAAGAATCCCGATCAACGCCCGCGTTCACTTCTGATTCATTCGCCTCAACTCTTCCAACTGGGGTTTGAGCTCCTTCTTGGTCTCCGCGTTCATGCGGTCAATGAAGAGGATGCCCTGAAGGTGATCCGTTTCATGCTGAATGGCGCGAGCGAGCAGGCCGCCGCAGCGAAATTCAAGGCGCTGACCATCCTCACCGAGCGCGACGACATCCACCGATTCCGGCCGGGTGATGTCGGCATATATTTCAGGGAAGCTCAAACACCCTTCCGGGCCGGCCACCGGTGGTGCCGCAGGGATGATTTCCGGGTTCATCAACACGAGCGGCATGAACGCGCTGACGTCGGATGGCTCGCCCTGTAATTGAAGGGTTGAAGGCCGGTCTTTGATTTCGCGCACGTCGATCACGGTCAGTTGCAGCGCGTGGCCGAC harbors:
- a CDS encoding YqgE/AlgH family protein — encoded protein: MPDSFTSLKGQLLLDGGKLRGSFFHRAVVLVCQHDPEGAFGLVLNRSSGNEVGEVIVADMADSLKKLQLYLGGPVQPQALSFLHADSFLLNSNVMPNLNVGHSLDDLVELGQGFSSTQQLRIFAGYAGWSPGQLDDEMKREAWLTHPASIELVFSTDAGELWKTILRQKGWKYRLLSETPEDLSWN
- the def gene encoding peptide deformylase yields the protein MILPVVKYGHPVLRQKGARVEKITPQIKQLIEDLLDTMYAAAGVGLAAQQVGHALQLTVIDVREIKDRPSTLQLQGEPSDVSAFMPLVLMNPEIIPAAPPVAGPEGCLSFPEIYADITRPESVDVVALGEDGQRLEFRCGGLLARAIQHETDHLQGILFIDRMNAETKKELKPQLEELRRMNQK